The Arachis hypogaea cultivar Tifrunner chromosome 14, arahy.Tifrunner.gnm2.J5K5, whole genome shotgun sequence DNA window aaaaaataactacaaaacATTACAAATAACGAACTTTGATTTATTATTCTGTAATATAATAttgtaaatataaataaaatgataaatttgTGTTATacaaggtggaaactcaggtgcagttaaCTTTAAGTAAAGTTGATACTTGAGaattgttagataatttgactaatttgactaaattttcatctaatggttcttagatatcaacttcacgtaaagtcgactttACCTGAGTTTTCATCGTTATCCAATCTTTCTTAACAAAATTGGTGATCATTTTGTTTGCACGTAAATTGTGGTGCAGAATACAGTTCTAGAGTTCATCAAGGTAGTAAATGCAAGGGAGCAAGTGGTGTCTGGAAAGCTCTACTACATTACCTTGGAGGCCATGGATGCTGAGAAGGAGAAAGTGTACGAAGCCAAGGTTTGGGTGAAGCCATGGTTAAACTTCAAGGAGCTGCAGGAGTTCAAGCTCGTTGGAGAGGTTGTAGCTTCTGATTGCTCTGGAGCCTGCGATCCTATTAATTAAGGTGTGTTTCAAATAAAACATTTTTATGATTAGCAACGAATTCAGAAAATTTTATTAGTAGGATAAAATATGTATAAaatgataataattttataattatattttattattataaaatataattaatcttctaattatttaactaataaattaaaatacttatataataatttaaataataatacataacttagaattttattcttttaaacttgatattttaaaaagattgaataattcttttattattaataaattaaatattttattttttatatatattactaaataatcatttaaaaatttatgtcTTATAAGATTACgaaattgattttttataatatttataattaaatttttttagttgataTCGTTATTACTAAAAAAACTAGAACTAACTTCAAAAGAAGAAATATCAATAGATATTCGTATATTTagatgttatttttcattttaactatttttttgttgttaattaatattattaactttcaaaatttaaattattaatgataatatttaaccatgtaataaaaaaatatacaataatataattacaaaataaaatgtaaaataattgaatgaattaaaaatataaaaaaataaaaataaatctttaattgaatcaaaagaaattaaagattgaagtTAAGGAGTCTTACTAAgagacagaaaataaaaaaagaacaataagagaaGAGAATTAGAATTTTAGAgagcataaaaaaattatgtttttagtacttaaatttaaattactgacttaattttaattatctttttattattattattatttaattatttttataatcaatatgatattattataaaatagtaagatcttttctttatatattatgaaaacagagatagattaaaagaaattataatgggatcaaatttatttattgagtggagacaaataaatttttattccatATATTATATGTAACTCTATAAAATTTTATTGGGAGCACTTGTCCCACGCTCCCCAAAGTAGATCCATCCCTGTTTATGATTCATATTGAAAatgtcagaaattatttttaatatggagatGAAAATTGTATTTTGgttaaatattgatatttgaagtgtTTTATAGTAAGGTGAAAATGTAAAAAATATGTCAAACACGTAAGGTATATGTTGACTCTCCACTTATAAAATCCATTCATACGTAATTATACCAAATAATgccatttttaacaaaaatattaatatttttttatataaaaaattaaacgaaaataaattattgtattttgaaacaattatgtaaaataaaaatttatttgatttaaaaattaatacagTGAATTAACGATTTGATTTTAAATCTTTATCATTTATATAtttatcatttaatcttttatattaataactaaaaaaaaatattttacaaacacATTAAATCATTTCAATTATAATCAAATCTTCTAAAATAATAAGAGATTTGATCTTGATTATATTGTTAATCCtatagatttaaaaaaattaatttttaatttttatatattactagtgtatgttcccgtaccttgtacgggataatacataaaattatattaaatattttattaaaaaattaaataatatatatagtaattattattataaatattttataaagttataattaaaattaaattctcaaaatttttaatattaaaatattaaaaataattagtatttatcttaattaatttgagtttgttaagtgatcatctcactcggccgcttaaacaactattaggagttagaatctcgTTTTGTGTATATAGCAATCCATTGGCTAGCGATAAACCCTTAATAAAAGAAGTATCAATACGTGGTTAGACTTGGCAGGAGTTTTCGAATACGCAGGTACCCGACCCGTCCATACCCGAATGAAAAGGGTAATAACTTGATCCGAGTCAGGGCAGATTTTGCTCAAGACAGGTATCGTCGGGTTTAGGGTGTACTCGCcccgaatatatacatataaacactttttaggaattaggatttgccTCACATCACACATGATTCATAGCTTCAGTCTATACTCTACATGCAAGATAAACTCAATCAT harbors:
- the LOC112740964 gene encoding cysteine proteinase inhibitor A, with product MLGGISTVEGSQNTTESLGRFAVEEHNKKENTVLEFIKVVNAREQVVSGKLYYITLEAMDAEKEKVYEAKVWVKPWLNFKELQEFKLVGEVVASDCSGACDPIN